From the genome of Papaver somniferum cultivar HN1 chromosome 2, ASM357369v1, whole genome shotgun sequence, one region includes:
- the LOC113350705 gene encoding uncharacterized protein LOC113350705 produces the protein MYFQVTVLNQVLILCDGASKGNPGSSGYGFVGRSSIGGYLEAVAGGLGIATNFIAEVMALICADEWDIRRQYWNVCFSLDSKEVLQDFISGKVPWIVKNGWKRIMDKLHSISFRHSYREVNFSADKMAKRGSALKRGGVMIYEEKPIFLGALESENQVYFRFC, from the coding sequence ATGTATTTTCAAGTTACTGTACTAAATCAAGTGCTCATTTTATGTGATGGAGCATCAAAAGGTAATCCTGGAAGTTCTGGGTATGGTTTTGTTGGAAGGAGCAGCATTGGAGGTTATCTTGAGGCAGTGGCTGGTGGACTGGGAATAGCCACTAATTTCATAGCAGAAGTGATGGCCTTAATATGTGCAGATGAATGGGATATAAGAAGACAGTACTGGAATGTTTGTTTTAGCctggattcaaaagaagtactgcAAGATTTTATCTCAGGCAAAGTACCTTGGATAGTAAAAAACGGATGGAAAAGAATAATGGATAAACTACACAGCATTTCCTTTAGACACTCTTATAGAGAAGTGAACTTTTCTGCAGATAAAATGGCAAAGAGAGGTTCAGCTTTAAAAAGAGGAGGAGTAATGATTTATGAAGAGAAACCTATATTCTTGGGAGCTCTGGAATCTGAAAATCAAGTCTACTTTAGATTCTGCTAA
- the LOC113350706 gene encoding uncharacterized protein LOC113350706: MGVSLHICYLQMTFLFSLMDKKKSLENLMGMLMDYQNASGQVINKMKSKCFVGGVTESRKRLIAESLQMELSEFPDKYLGVILCPDRVKSYQVWGMMVIMHKMLDGWMGKLLSFADKLTLVKSVLCSVPVYNMSVYKWPKNVIKECEKIVRNLLWSGDPAVKKLITVKFE, encoded by the coding sequence ATGGGTGTCAGCCTTCACATATGCTATTTGCAGATgacatttttgttttctttaatggataaaaaaaaatcattggagAATTTAATGGGGATGTTAATGGATTACCAGAATGCTTCAGGCCAAGTAATAAACAAGATGAAAAGTAAATGTTTTGTTGGTGGAGTTACTGAAAGCAGAAAAAGATTAATAGCTGAGAGCTTACAAATGGAACTTTCAGAATTTCCTGACAAATATTTGGGAGTGATTTTATGTCCTGACAGAGTAAAAAGCTATCAAGTATGGGGTATGATGGTGATAATGCACAAAATGTTAGATGGCTGGATGGGAAAATTGTTATCTTTTGCTGATAAATTAACCTTGGTGAAATCTGTGTTATGCAGTGTACCTGTCTACAACATGTCTGTGTATAAGTGGCCTAAGAATGTCATAAAAGAATGTGAAAAAATAGTAAGAAACTTATTATGGTCTGGAGATCCTGCAGTTAAGAAGCTTATCACAGTGAAATTTGAATAA